Sequence from the Gracilinanus agilis isolate LMUSP501 chromosome 6, AgileGrace, whole genome shotgun sequence genome:
ttctttttttttcttactctcaGTGGATGACCTGGAATCTTTCTGGGTATAAATAATACCAGAATAAAGCCACCTATGGACATATATTTCTGCTTTGCACACCTGCAATGAAATGCTAAAAGTCCATGAAAGTCAGATGTGCTAAAAGTCACTTAACGATGTCTGCATTAATCCATTAATCTTTATAGGAATTATAAGGCCTCATATCTTCAAAGTCAccccaaaataaatgaaaacacaaaacacctctaaaaacaaaatctttttgtaaaaaaaagtcAGTGTATTGATACATTGTTTAAAAGGACAAGatttttaacttatattttttaCAACATAGGTTTCTTAAAAAGTAGCAGCTAATAATGCTGAATTGTGAGGTCTCTgtcataactgaaaaacaaataaacaccaTGAAATTGGCATTTTAAAATAGCTTATTGAAAATCCCTTAGGGATGAAGAGATTTGatataaatcatttatttactatagatgaagaaaacccTTACAAGAGTaacaaatgaaatcaaattttttatatgagtatattaAGTATTCTtgaaagaagcattttttttgtttaccATCTGTGGTTTTCTTATAGTCTAAAATATGAAAATGTCTATATACAATGAACCAAGCCTAAtctattttaaatgcaaaatatattgatCCTCCTTCAACTTGGTTAGGAGGGaggaattaaaaacttttttcgaAATTTTGCAACTAActcaaaatgttatttaaaaaaaaatcttatgccaaatcattagtttaaaaaaaacaacaacaatatttctATAGGgatttgtattaattttaaaagtcagaagATACTTTAATCCTATTCTCCCAAAGAAAGATATCAAGTAACAatctagtttatttttaaagggctaggcaagggatAGAAGATGCTATAAGCAACCTAACTTGgtgatatataaagaaaaaaaccatcaCTTAAGTTTATATTTCTATCCTAGTCTGACTGGAGATTTAGAAATGCTACTATATTTATAGAATTCTTTATTAGGATGGTTCTCTTTCATTTGCCTTATTTCCAGAAGTTACCTAACATTTCTTTAGTATAAAAGTCTTGTTTTGTGATATTCAAGGGCTAATATTTATTTTCAGCTACATTATACTATTTTGCAAGCTATTGAGTATGAAAACCAAGTATTACTGGAGTTTTTCCCAAGAAGACATTTTTTAATGCCATGTACATATGTGAAAAGGTCATTTGttctaaaaaaaataaggcaataAATCCACTGAATTCACaaagttttcaaagaagaaaaagataataaagaactAAAGAATGGAAACTGTAAAGAGGAAATATTGAGCATTAATTTCTATAGAGAAGTCAGAATTCTTCTGTGGGAAAGTTTTGAAAACAAAACgcaaaattatacaaataaaacacaatagcagttttttttttgagatttatgGGGGAGATATACATATCCCATAGGAAGATTACAaattttctttagcatttttcaatttgaaaaataaaattcaaaaccaCATATACTCTGAATCCTTGACATGTAAAAAAAGACCATATTGCTATATAATCTACAGTtgcccccaaaatatttttagtgttATGAGATGTTTATTATACTAGACTCCTCCTTATATGTGCTGGTTCTGTAATAGGAAAGCAATCTACTATTCACAAAACTATAATGAATATACTTCATCAGAGAATGATTTGTAAAAActaaacaaaagctctttaatTATTTGTCTAGGATGTTAGACTCAAATACCAATTATCCATTGATTACCTTAGGAAGGAAGACTGAAGATGGACATTGTATCTTTTTCCAAGACATAAATACATAAGTTTTACAAATGTGGACATACAACTGAATATTTCAACAGCTCTTGAAAGAGATgtgttccttttcttcccttcaaaaTGGCTCATCCCAGGAGATCAGTGTCCCTGATTGTCCATCCGATTAAATAAAGTGAGATCATCATCGCATTCTATGTTCTCTAATAAAACATGTCTATCTTCATTGGTATAGAGAGATAACTGGACTTTTTTAGAAGTAGATGTCAACTGACTCCAGGTAATATCAgtgtttttaaaagcatgaagAAGGAAGATGCCATTAACAATGGTGAAGAATCCACTCAGTGTCCCAATGACATCACCAGCATTCATACTATACCACTCTTTGAATAAGATGGCAGAGCACATGACTACCATAGATGTGAAGAATACGTAATAAATAGGAGTCACCAGAGATGCATTGAACGTATCCAGTGCTTTGTTGAGATAGTTAATTTGAGTACTGACTGAGAGTATTAATGTCACCAACAAAATAAAGACAAGAGGATTCTTGTAAACTGGCTTCTGTTCCGATAGCTCCTTGATGGCGATTCCTAAGCCCTTGACAGAGGAAACTGAAAATACTCCAATTACTGAACAAATTGAAATGTAGATTAATATATTGGTCTGACCTTTCTTTGGAGCAATGACCACAATCAGCACCAAACAGATCACAAGTATGATCACAGCAAaggaaataaatgctattaagaaagaggggagaaaaagcagTTAGACAATACTTTCAAGATACTTTTCCAAACCACTTTCCTTATATTATGTCAGAAAGCCATTGTTTCTACTAATTTAGAACcagaaacaaaatatcaaaatgtcTTATGTGTGTAACACACTTGCAATGTTGACAATAAGTATCACTATTTTCCTTTCTAGTCAATGAATAGTAATGCTCAATTAAAACTCATAATCCCCTTAATAAGGAATTCCCTTAATGAGGAAAAGAGTATTTATAAATCTGAGAGGTATCACTGGTTGTTGGACAAAGAGTCAGTTttagcatcaggaagacctggttccaGCTTCTGTCACATTATTTATATGACCAAAGAAAAttccttaacctctcagtgcctctCTCTGAGACTGTAAATTACATGagatatattattaattaatttatttgtgttttatgtttcttttttttttaattttaattttgaatattttcccatagttacatattttatgttctttccctctcccctaaccccccttagccaacacacaatttcactgggttttacatgtgtcattgatcaagacctaattccatattattgatagctggactagagttatcgtttagtgtcttcatccccaataatatccccatcagcccatgtgtgcaagcagttgtttttcttctgtgtttctcctcccacagttcttcccaTGAGATATATTataatctgcattggtaaagagTATTTTCCACAATAGAATTGATATATTCATATGTCTGGATCTTTCCTCTTTACATAAAAAGGGGAACAAATATTCCAAACACCATTGAGTAGAGAAGAGAATGGGTAGAATGGGATATAAGTATTAGGGAGTTAATTACAGACCTGGATCTCTTAGTTTTATTTCCAGATCATGTAGAGATGTGACTTCCTCTTCTTTGGGGGCATGGATAACCATCACGGTTGACCCCAAGATACTTAACATGCAGCCTATTTTCCCATGAATGTTCagtctctcatttaaaaaatgggctGACAATATTGCACTATTAgggttgaaaagaaaaaaaaaacaagcaatcattCTGATTCATCCAACTTTTGATTATGTGGTAGTTGAACAGTCACAGTATGGCACATGCTATTCTGTACCCTAACCATTGATCAATACTGAATtgttttcaaagctttttttatttaaaccagAAACAACTTAACTCATTGGTGTGTCGAGATTAGGTAGAAATAGGAGTCATTAACCCtattaaattcattaaaatgaatttaaaaactacatattagaggcaactgagtggctcaggggattgagaatgaagcctagagataggaggtcctgggtttcaaattggtctcagacatttcctagttctatgatcctgggcaagtcacttaaccctcattgcctagcccttaccactcttctgccttggaaccaatacacagtattgattctatgatggaaggtaagaggtttttttttttttaatccaaatattAAACATtctcttattgtatttttatttattttgttaaa
This genomic interval carries:
- the NIPAL1 gene encoding magnesium transporter NIPA3 isoform X1, which codes for MGTINIFCLMKVGVEDSIKDFHFCNISPFCLLPGSVLSLVCSNSYQAWCQITNVSQLKTSYVTHENQNSSGMNLSISSSAENQYSLFLGLVLAISSSVFIGSSFILKKKGLLELAKKGITRAGQGGHSYLKEWLWWAGLLSMGIGEAANFAAYAFAPATLVTPLGALSVLISAILSAHFLNERLNIHGKIGCMLSILGSTVMVIHAPKEEEVTSLHDLEIKLRDPAFISFAVIILVICLVLIVVIAPKKGQTNILIYISICSVIGVFSVSSVKGLGIAIKELSEQKPVYKNPLVFILLVTLILSVSTQINYLNKALDTFNASLVTPIYYVFFTSMVVMCSAILFKEWYSMNAGDVIGTLSGFFTIVNGIFLLHAFKNTDITWSQLTSTSKKVQLSLYTNEDRHVLLENIECDDDLTLFNRMDNQGH
- the NIPAL1 gene encoding magnesium transporter NIPA3 isoform X2; translation: MGERVLVPSPPGEPCLQGSVLSLVCSNSYQAWCQITNVSQLKTSYVTHENQNSSGMNLSISSSAENQYSLFLGLVLAISSSVFIGSSFILKKKGLLELAKKGITRAGQGGHSYLKEWLWWAGLLSMGIGEAANFAAYAFAPATLVTPLGALSVLISAILSAHFLNERLNIHGKIGCMLSILGSTVMVIHAPKEEEVTSLHDLEIKLRDPAFISFAVIILVICLVLIVVIAPKKGQTNILIYISICSVIGVFSVSSVKGLGIAIKELSEQKPVYKNPLVFILLVTLILSVSTQINYLNKALDTFNASLVTPIYYVFFTSMVVMCSAILFKEWYSMNAGDVIGTLSGFFTIVNGIFLLHAFKNTDITWSQLTSTSKKVQLSLYTNEDRHVLLENIECDDDLTLFNRMDNQGH